One Setaria italica strain Yugu1 chromosome I, Setaria_italica_v2.0, whole genome shotgun sequence DNA window includes the following coding sequences:
- the LOC101772864 gene encoding tRNA (guanine(10)-N2)-methyltransferase homolog, which translates to MWYLCVFYHRLLDYRRPEVESLAELFSGPGSGESVEWRMPENHHADSPFHLVRLPGDERLAAQVANRSLLVKGIYELWGHGTTYEELEKSVREYPDERKLPFLTPDSTFKIVVDSFGKVISSQEQNEIMQSLTYIPFKGRVNLKKPDHRFFVMETDDYGSNNGLPPVAKRTIFFGREVGAADRHLLPTYQLKSRKYIGPTAMDAEMAFLMANQGLARPGKLVYDPFVGTGSILVAAAHFGAMTMGADIDIRVVRDGRGPDCNVWSNFEQYKLPEPLGLLRADNNLPPWRPGLKEMFDAIICDPPYGVRAGGRKSGGRKIIKGVKGPYTVPDEKRDNHIPSTAPYSLAECVHDLLHLAARMLVMGGRLVFFYPVLRGEDGADSRVASPQFPEHPCFKLIASCEQILSYRYSRVLLTMVKVAPYTEEIERVAEERHREFRENHQKWMEEGNLHSAVFEPAQDAKPDRELKPKYRGKYV; encoded by the exons ATGTGGTACCTGTGCGTGTTCTACCACAGGCTCCTGGATTACCGGCGGCCGGAGGTGGAGTCCCTCGCCGAGCTCTTCTCCGGCCCGGGCTCCGGCGAATCCGTCGAGTGGCGCATGCCGGAGAACCACCATGCTGACTCTCCGTTCCACCTCGTCCGCCTCCCTGGCGACGAGCGCCTGGCCGCCCAGGTCGCCAACCGCA GCTTGCTAGTGAAGGGGATCTACGAGCTCTGGGGGCATGGCACCACCTACGAGGAGCTGGAAAAGTCTGTCAGAGAGTACCCCGACGAGAGGAAGCTGCCGTTTCTGACCCCGGACAGCACTTTCAAGATTGTTGTGGACAGCTTCGGCAAGGTGATCAGCTCCCAAGAGCAGAACGAGATCATGCAGAGCCTCACTTACATACCATTCAAG GGCCGTGTTAATCTGAAGAAGCCTGATCACAGGTTCTTTGTCATGGAGACAGATGATTATGGGTCAAACAATGGCCTCCCGCCAGTTGCGAAGAGGACTATATTCTTTGGCCGGGAGGTTGGAGCGGCTGATAGGCATCTCCTGCCAACTTATCAGCTCAAGAGCAGGAAGTACATTGGCCCGACTGCAATGGATGCTGAAATGGCTTTCCTTATGGCCAATCAAGGTCTCGCACGGCCTGGAAAGCTTGTGTATGACCCCTTTGTCGGCACCGGTAGCATTTTGGTTGCAGCTGCACATTTTGGAGCTATGACAATG GGTGCAGATATCGATATAAGGGTTGTGCGGGATGGTCGTGGCCCAGAttgcaatgtttggagcaactTTGAACAG TACAAGTTACCAGAGCCCTTAGGTTTGCTAAGGGCAGACAACAACCTCCCACCTTGGCGTCCTGGATTGAAGGAG ATGTTCGATGCAATTATTTGTGACCCACCATATGGAGTCCGTGCTGGTGGCCGGAAGTCCGGTGGTCGGAAGATCATAAAAGGAGTCAAAGGACCTTACACGGTCCCGGACGAAAAACGGGACAACCACATCCCGTCCACTGCGCCATACAGCCTTGCAGAGTGCGTCCATGACCTCCTTCACCTTGCTGCGAGGATGCTGGTCATGGGCGGCAGGCTTGTCTTCTTCTACCCTGTCCTGCGGGGCGAAGACGGTGCCGACAGCCGTGTTGCCAGCCCACAGTTCCCCGAGCACCCCTGCTTCAAGCTGATTGCCTCCTGCGAGCAGATACTGAGCTACCGGTACAGCCGGGTTCTGCTGACCATGGTGAAGGTCGCCCCCTATACTGAGGAGATTGAGAGGGTGGCTGAGGAGCGGCACCGGGAGTTCAGGGAGAACCATCAGAAGTGGATGGAGGAGGGAAACCTCCACTCCGCTGTGTTTGAGCCGGCACAAGATGCGAAACCTGATAGGGAGTTGAAGCCCAAGTACAGAGGCAAGTATGTGTAG
- the LOC101773283 gene encoding UDP-glucuronate:xylan alpha-glucuronosyltransferase 1 produces the protein MRGFACAHAEKRHRLDRTFSGLSKKDCIGSYYAKDAKYKPFSALLPEGYSGKMLYVKLVLVLLMCGSFMGLLNSPSIHLAVEQHHTQPEASKASWMSHPDAPNSGYASSLKIDWSQIETAVKLQVAPAEDGGGLRVALLNFDAGEVEEWRARLPQTEASTVRLDPVGKNVTWEHLYPEWIDEEELYGAPSCPDLPEPAAAGTEWYDVVAVKLPCGRAASWSKDVARLHLQLATARLAARHGRRRPAAAHVLVVSRCFPAPNLFRCRDEVARDGDVWLYRPDADDLNRKLALPVGSCKLAMPFKALGGPYASPAPEREAYVTILHSEQLYACGAITAARSIRMAGSGRDMVALVDETIGARHRGALEAAGWKVRAIRRIRNPRASRDAYNEWNYSKFWLWTLTEYERVIFLDADLLVQRPMEPLFGMPEVSATGNDGSRFNSGVMVVEPCECTFRLLAAHVGDIESYNGGDQGYLNEVFSWWHRLPSHANYMKHFWEGDTAERRAAKRRVLAADPPVALAVHFVGLKPWFCFRDYDCNWNVPALRQFASDEAHARWWKVHDALPPPLQGFCLLDERQKALLRWDVARAREANASDGHWAVRIADPRRSVCAGDGEACREREIAGRRVEGNRITTSYAKLIANF, from the exons ATGAGAGGCTTTGCTTGCGCTCATGCAGAGAAAAGGCATCGCTTGGACAGAACTTT TTCCGGTTTAAGCAAGAAGGATTGCATCGGAAGCTACTATGCCAAGGATGCCAAGTACAAGCCCTTCAGCGCGCTGCTGCCCGAAGGCTACAGCGGCAAGATGCTCTACGTGaagctcgtcctcgtcctcctcatgTGCGGCTCCTTCATGGGCCTCCTCAACTCGCCGTCGATCCACCTCGCCGTTGAACAACACCACACACA GCCAGAGGCGTCGAAGGCGAGCTGGATGTCGCACCCCGACGCGCCGAACTCCGGGTACGCGTCTAGCCTGAAGATCGACTGGTCGCAGATCGAAACGGCGGTGAAACTGCAGGTCGCTCCGGCAGAGGACGGCGGTGGGCTCCGGGTGGCGTTGCTCAACTtcgacgccggcgaggtcgaggaATGGAGGGCGCGGCTGCCGCAGACGGAGGCCTCGACGGTGCGCCTTGACCCCGTCGGGAAAAACGTCACCTGGGAGCACCTGTACCCTGAATGGATAGACGAGGAAGAGCTGTACGGCGCGCCGTCGTGCCCGGACctgccggagccggcggcggcgggaacggAGTGGTACGATGTCGTCGCGGTGAAGCTGCCGTGCGGGCGCGCGGCCAGCTGGTCCAAGGATGTGGCGCGGCTGCACCTGCAGCTCGCCACGgcgcgcctcgccgcgcgccacggccggcgtcgcccggcggcggcgcacgtgCTCGTGGTGTCCCGGTGCTTCCCGGCGCCGAACCTGTTCAGGTGCCGGGACGAGgtggcgcgcgacggcgacgtgTGGCTGTACCGGCCGGACGCCGACGACCTGAACCGGAAGCTCGCGCTGCCCGTGGGGTCCTGCAAGCTCGCCATGCCGTTCAAGGCCCTGGGCGGTCCGtacgcctcgccggcgccggagcgggAGGCGTACGTGACGATCCTCCACTCGGAGCAGCTGTACGCGTGCGGCGCCATCACGGCGGCGCGGAGCATCCGGATGGCGGGGTCGGGGCGCGACATGGTGGCGCTGGTGGACGAGACGATCGGCGCGCGGCACCGTGGCGCGCTGGAGGCGGCCGGTTGGAAGGTGCGGGCGATCCGGCGGATCCGGAACCCGCGGGCGTCGCGGGACGCGTACAACGAGTGGAACTACAGCAAGTTCTGGCTGTGGACGCTGACGGAGTATGAGCGGGTGATCTTCCTGGACGCCGACCTGCTGGTGCAGCGGCCGATGGAGCCGCTGTTCGGGATGCCGGAGGTGAGCGCAACGGGGAACGACGGCAGCCGGTTCAACTCCGGCGTGATGGTGGTGGAGCCCTGCGAGTGCACGTTCCGGCTGCTGGCGGCGCACGTCGGTGACATCGAGTCGTACAACGGTGGCGACCAGGGGTACCTCAACGAGGTGTTCTCGTGGTGGCACCGCCTGCCGTCCCACGCCAACTACATGAAGCACTTCTGGGAGGGGGACACGGcggagcggcgcgcggcgaAGCGGCGCGTCCTGGCGGCGGACCCGCCCGTGGCGCTCGCCGTGCACTTCGTGGGGCTCAAGCCGTGGTTCTGCTTCCGCGACTACGACTGCAACTGGAACGTGCCGGCGCTGCGGCAGTTCGCCAGCGACGAGGCGCACGCGAGGTGGTGGAAGGTGCAcgacgcgctgccgccgccgctgcaggggTTCTGCCTGCTGGACGAGCGGCAGAAGGCGCTGCTGCGGTGGGACGTCGCGCGGGCGAGGGAGGCCAACGCCTCCGACGGCCACTGGGCCGTCCGGATCGCCGACCCGCGACGGAGCGTctgcgccggcgacggcgaggcctgCCGGGAGAGGGAGATCGCAGGCCGGCGGGTGGAAGGCAACCGGATCACAACGTCCTACGCCAAGCTCATTGCCAATTTCTGA